In Silene latifolia isolate original U9 population chromosome 6, ASM4854445v1, whole genome shotgun sequence, the genomic window tgtgttggttgATGTCAATATATAAGCTATTTTAGGCTTTGCATTTAGATGTCTGTATAAACCAATTACAGATTACCTGAAATCTGGTAGAATTCAGTGTTGCAGCTGTTCATATGTAATGCACTTTTTCGTAGGCAACTCTTCTTCTAAAATGTGCATCCTCTTACTCTTGAAGTTGTTTGATCTACTTATTCTATCCTAGCTTGTTTTATAGAAAAATGTGCCGAAGGAGATTGCGATTTTTTTTTGTCTTACAGTGCAACATCAACAGTTTTAATTTTGTAAATGTATGGATCTAATATCAACATTATCGCTTAGCTTCAAGACTTCAAGTCCTCTtactcgagtctgtagttgcacACGCTTGGAACGAAAACTTGATTTCTTGACATTTATGACAGGAGCATTTTTTGCTCTGCCATTTAAATTCCGCCTACAGGATGATATAAATTTCATTGATCATTTTCATGAAACTAAATTCACTTGCCTGTTGTTGTGAATTCTGTTCTTCATTATTGTTAATTTTAGATATTTGGGTTGCATGTTACTACCTCAATCCCGTTTTACTGTTCCCATATGACTTGTGGTACATCATTGGCAACTGTAACCATTAATTACTTGAAATTAACGTaaatatttaatatttaattttttaaaaagtCGTGTTTGGTTTATCAAAATAActatttccatattatcatctTTAGCTTTACATATGTTATATTACCGATATGTCGAATCACACTCATATTCAATTGACTACCATAGTCAAACTGGAGGAATATTAGAAAATTTCAGTTATGTAAATCATGTGCATAGTCTTCGGCCTACTAATTTTCTACTCTTGCAGCTGGGTTTGTGGTGGTGCAACAGGTAGAGCTCATACATATCAAAGCATTGCTGGTCACAGTTGCGGaagatttaaagaagaagataTAAAAAAAACTGAGCTTGCAAAGAAGGAGTGGTGGAGGTATATTCACTACCACAACCGGTACAAAGCTCATACGGATTCATATAAGCTTGAAGATAAACTCAAGGAAACCATTCAGGAGAAGATATTAACGTTGGAAGATAGGGAAACTGAATCTAAAGACATGAGCTGGGTTACGAATGCTCTCTACAGATTGTTTAGATCAAGACGTATTTTATCATATTCTTACCCATTTGCATACTACATGTTTGGTACTGAGCTTTTTAAGAATGAAATGTCTACAAAGGAACGGGAAATAAAACAAAATTTGTTTGAAGACCAGCAACAACAACTGGAAGCCAATGTTGAGAGACTTTCCTTGTATTTGGAGGAGCCATTTCATGAGTTTGATGATTACGGCAAAGTTATGGAAAGTAGAATGAAGATAATCACTATGACCAATGTGGTTGACAGCCTCTGCCGTAACATGTCAGTTCACTTGAACTACATCTGTTTGATCTCAgatgtttctttttctttttgttattCAAAATAATATATTCCGTATTGCGTTTTGCTAGCAGCTTCTACTCTTTACTTGGCTCTCTTCCCTTGTGTTTGAAGTTCTATGAATGACTGTGCACTTTATGGTCTTATAGCGTGATTCTGACTCTAATGATGGTTTTTAATTGCAGGTATGACTGCATTGAGAATGATCTGTTAGGACCTCTTCGGCGCACCACCCACATAATAGCGCCTTATATGTCTAAGGGTTTGGAAAAAGCTTCAAAGTTTTGTGATTGGAGGATGATTAGTAATGAGAAATATTCTAGCTCAATAGGTATGGATTTTCTGAATCTTCATCGCATTTGAATTTGTATTCAAAATTAGGTTTAGGTAAATAGTTCGATTCCTTTTATATAGTTCACTTCTCCAATAAAGTTGACGAATATTGAGTAACATAGGCGCATTGCCGAATCTTTTAGCTTCTTATAGATATAAGATCTTACATTTCGAACTGAGAGTCTAGGTAACTTTAAAGACACCTTTTTCCCCTTTTCATGGCAAGATTGCTATAGATTGACTCTTTACTATACTCTATCAATCTCTTTTATTTTGTCCGATTTGTCCCCATTTGACTTTGTTGATGAGTGATCTCAATTTTGACCGATGATTCCTCACAATATACACTAGTCACAACATTGTTAATTTGATAAGATGAAAATGCTTTCATATATCAAACCTGACAAAATTTACAATGTGTCTCGACATTTCTATTGAGATAGCTAATGGTCAAAGTTTAGCTTCAATTTCCCATTAAACTCAAATGGGTTGCATGAAGAATTTCTATGAATGTCTGGATATAAAGTTTAAGCATTCAGAATAGTGATTCAGCCTTCAGAATTCTGAAACTACTATACATTTCATATGCCACAGATATATCTGTCATTTTCACGTTTTGTAATCTTTGAAAGTTAAATGGGATCTCATACATTGACATTGCCAACTTCTTTTAGTTTTTAATTAGTAATAACAAATCAGGAAAACATGTTTTCACCTGAATTTAAATTTTCGGGAGTATTCAGAATTCGAATCTTGATCCATGGCACCCTTTCATAGTGTAGCAGCACATTGTATTTCCCTGCTGACCTGTCTGGCAGGTCAAGTCATAATTGTTTTTGGGTTTCAGTAATTTTCTGAAGAGATAATGAAGGTAGAATAAAGCAAATTGGTGTTTCGAAAGCCTACTGATACATACATGTATAGGGGGTGGAATAAAGGGGTCAAGCGAGTCATCTTCCGGCTTGTTTCTGAATCAAGACGAGAGTGAATGCTCTTCCCGGAAGCGTGCAAGACCTGGAACTTCTGGCTTGTCATCGCTGAACCAAGATGGGCGTGGATGTACCTCAAAGGAACTTTCTAACATGGAATCATTTGGAAGCAGTTTTTTTGATCTCAACTTGCCTGCTGATAAGATTTTCAAAAGCTGATATGTTTCGGCTCTTTTATATTTTGTCACTGTAAGAGCCAGTGAGCCAACTATCTTTCTAAAAAGTTAACCCCTTTTTTGGATCCACATTGATGTTTAATATGTATTTACAAGCCCTTTAAGTAGCTTCTGCAAGGAATATATAAAAAGAAGTTGGATCTAATTAATACAAGCATGCTGACATCCTTTTCTGAGTTTCTCAAATTCTTTCATCTCCAATGCTTAAATTTATTGTTGCTAAAGAATGCCCTCGACTTccgtacaagggaaagggtaaaaTTTAACAAGGCAGGCTGCGACCTGAGTTCTATCCTTGCTACACAAATTTGATATTAGGTTGGATAAGAGTGTTCCAAACCGATACATCTCCCTATTGGACGTTTTGTTCAAAAACATTATCCTATACTTATTTATGAAACCAAGCGGCCACACAAGCATCCTCCCTCCCTCTTTTATTATGGTTCATAAAATGAAGAGTGAACCTTATTTAGAGATGGCCTAAAAAGAAAAGGATTAACCTTATTCAGAGCCAGGAGGAGTAAAAATCAAGCAGCTTTTATTACTCAAGTTCTGggatcatttgtttacattgAACGTATTGGTATTTCGATAGTACAAGCCTAGGGCTGTAAATGATTTGAGCCAGCTCGTAGAGTCCGCGAAATTAAATTGGTCAAAGATCGGCTCAAAAACTGATTTCGAGCCGATTCTGAGCCAAGGTGGACCAAATCCGAGCCCATTCCGAGCTTAATAGAGCTCGAAATCGGAAGCTCGTTTATGCTCGTTTTATTTTTTACTATTACTTTTTGGCATTTTACAATTATTTTTGTTCTTAATAAAATGCTACTTTTACAATTATAATTGTATTTTTGTTATATATGATAAGTATTTTATATTTGCATTTTTCttaaaatatatttattttaaGCTCAGAAAATAAGTTCAAAGCCGATTCCGAACTTTCATTTTTTAAGCTCAGAAATTTCCGCACAGATTCCGAGCACAAGCTCAAGTTTCCGAGCCGATTCCAAGCTCACTACGAACTCTCAGCTCGATTGCACCACTATACAAGCCAATGTCAGATTGTCAGTTATATTTTGGATAACTTTTTGCTTATGCTTAGCTCGTGAAATGTCAGTTATACCCTTGCCAAAaaaaaggaccctcgcagtcgcACCTATTGGCTATTACCCTCTATAACAACCAGCCACCATTGACACACGTCAACCCACTTTCCCTCATAACTCTTCCCGACTTCTCGAAGTCATGTTCCTTCACATTATAACTAAAGCTAAACTTACAGAGAGATTTCAAACAGTTTGGATGGAGAGGGAGAAGAGAACCACCAAAATGAGTCTTCAAAAAAGCATGTTCTCTGCGGTCCTATAAAAGCTCTTAAGCATACTACACCAAATGATGCAAACCAGAAAATGAATGATCTTGAGTTCTAACTTTAAGGCTTCTCGTTGCATCACATAGCTGATATTTTCACCAACTGATTAAAGGCACAAAATATGTTTAATTCGgaatttcagatttaaaaaccCGTCATCATAGTTACTGCCTACTGGGGATATAAAACCGTTCTAATGTTCTATGAATTCGTTCGTGATTACAGAAATTACAATATTAAGTATCCTACAGTGTCCAGCCAATCGAAAGGTTGACCAAAAGAGCTCTATCTGCATTCTGCTCTACAGTGTCCAGCCAGTCAAAAGGTTGCAGAATGTACAGTTTAAAAAGGATCAATACTTCTCTGCAACTGGTCTAGATGGAAATAGCCGTAAAAGAAACGTCAACAATGACCACAGGCAAACAATCGCAACTGCTTCAAACGTTACTGTCATTGCTAGTAAAGCACGGCTTCTCTCGATAACTTGAGGAGTAGCCTCCATTCCTCCCATCACAAACATCAGTTTATCAATAAAGTTTACTCCTCTTGCCAGTTGATACAGTCTGTAGATCTGTCAAAGCAATTCAAAACCTCCAAGGATAAGAAAAGCATTCTCCGTTTATATATGTTGTTTTCCTATTCCGAGACATTCTAATCAGTGTTCAATATCTTTTAATATTGTACAAGTAAATAAGTAATTAGATTAGTGTTCTATAAAAGCGAGTTTCAATAGGAATCCCATCATATTTCTTAATTATCTTTTCGAAGTAATTCAAGTTAAAACTAAAAGTCAAATTCGTCAcctcaaaaacaaaaacgaaatgcTTTCTCCGTTCAGATTATTTGCTTAACCCAACCATTTGCACAAAGACCAAAGTTATAATTATACAAAATTGCCCTTCTCTGAATACTGTCATACAACCGCTTCTCTCTTTATAGATCTCTCCCTCAAGCTGCTCTCTTTATCTTCTTTATTCATCATCAATTCATCGCCACAACAAAAATGACCTCCATCCCCATTATCATGTTTCTTTCTCACCTCCTCCACAGCTTTCTCTCTGTTACTATGTCTTTGTATGTCTTCAATTGGTATATTGCTCGATAATGTTTTTGGCGGTCATGATTGTTAAAGAGGGTTGAGGTATCGCAGATGTGGTTAGGGGTGTGTCTTGGGGTTGTCACGGATAGTTCAGGGGATCTTTGATGGTTGGGTGTATGAGGTCAGGAAATGCAAAGGTCTAGGGTAGTCGGTTAGTTAAGAGCAGGGTCTAGGGCGGTTGGAAGGTTAAAGGTGGGTCAGCAGTGGACTGTGGTGGCTCAGGGAGGTGCTCAAGGTTCGGTGGGGGTGATGGCTGGAAGGAGATGGGGTGGAAAACTGAAGATGGTGGTGGGAAACAAATTTATTAGGTGCGGTCTGAGGGTGTGTGCAGCATTCAGAAACCAAATTTTAATTCAAGAACAGAAATCTTGCCTAAGCCATATTTAATAAATTACCGAGCCCCAAACACGCAATAGCAAATAGGTAAACAGTTTACAGGGAAACATGGAGTATAAAAAACATAGTATCTCGGTAGCAAGAGAAAATTTAGAGTTAACAAGAATGGCTAAACTCTAAAGTACCTCAAAGATGATTGGAACAATCGGCCAACAGGATGACCCTTGCTTGTCAGCAAAACTCTCAAGTGCAAGTTGAGCCACATAACCAACTAGTAAGGGGGTAATCAAAGTCACTGCTTGGTAGCCTAAGAAGGGCCATGTAACATAGGCGATCACTAACGGAGCAACGACTTTGAGACCCATGGTGAAAAATGAAGCTGTTAAGAACCCTTTTAAACCGGTTATGAGACTCCATCGCTTTGAACTAAATTGCAGATATGGTCTCTGAACCCGGTCGGTAATAAGAAGGAACAATGCAACACCAACATAGAGTACAGCTTCAGAAGTAAGAGCGGCGGCAGTCTCTGCATGGCAGTTAAATTTGTCATGATCCACATCATACGTGAACATACCCAATCAAGGATGATAGACAAGGAGGCATCTAAACAAGAACAATGTGGTCACTCATTGAGTCGCAAATACTTAAAAGAATGATTACTTCTGTTGTTAAACTTTAAACAATGGCAAATGCAAGATATGAGCAAGGGAGGATATAGAGTGTCCAACAAAGAAATAGTGTAGATATTAGATAGCCGTGGCATATAACCTCTCGCACTTTAGCGTAATCATTTGTCAAAACCAAATCTCTGACATATTTCATTAGGAGAGAATCAAAGCTATGTATATTTCAAGTAATTTATAGAAGTAAGAAAGGATAAACATGAGTTCTCCAACATCCTCATCTCATTATATGAGTTAAATTTACACGGCATTACTGCTATACCTTAAGGCCTGCAGTCTACGACATGTTAAGGAGGTCGAATGTACACAAACATTTCCTCAGAGACTGAAACTATACAAAGGTATATCTGAATGACACAGAATGAAATTACCTGAGATTAAAATCTACCGACAGGCATCCTGAGCAAAATATATCATCAAACACATACAAATTAATATAACACAAGAGCTACCTGCAAGAAGGCCTTCACTGAAAAAACTGGCAACGACATTGGCAACATAAAGTTGAGGAAGGGCGAAGGATAGCATCAACACCGCCGGAGCCAAAACCCAAAGCAAGGAGCCACCTCCATCATTATACGGAGAGGAAGCCAACTTGCTCTCTTCTATCACTTGGTGAGTCACCCCATAAAACGAAATTGAACCCGATTTACCTCTAAACGGTTCAACACCACCAAACCTCATCTCAGGCACACTAGATGAACCGTTAGGAGAAGCTTGCAATTTCACATCAAAATCAGAATGTTGTACTTCCAAATTTGGCTTAGAATCAGATTGCGaagcacaaacaatagacaccccCTTCACCTTTCGCAACCGCGACTCCCTATCCAACCATCTCAAACCCGAAATAGGATATGCTGAATAAAGCCTTAAGTCAGAACCCACAAACATTAACTGACTAGAAACAACATTACAActcagggggtgtttggttcacccaaaaaaggtatgaggtatgggtttggaatgagccaaacccataccaagtgtttgtttggcaaatacaagggtttcatacccatacctcaaacccatgaggtatgggtttctcatacccaaggaggggggtgagtatgagattgatacccacgGGTATCAAACTAAATTGatcaaaaatatgaaaaaacaaaTTATAGCATATTGTAAATCCAATTTTTTATATACTTATTTGATTAACtaatcattttcatgattttataatattgaaaattattatttataatactttaATTTACGCATTTTAACCTTAATTGACGTTCAAACTCATACcactcaaaaatgaaccaaacacaaggtatgaggaatcaagttccaaacccataccacccgaatatgattcctgattccaaccCCATACCCGTGCACGAAACAAACACCCCCTCAATAGTTATATTTCATACCCTCCAGGCTCTAATGCTCAATTGGTAAGCTGAATTAAGAAATGATTACTCCCCtatgtctcagtcatttgtttacatttgattaaaatacccgtcACAAAGGATAAAACGTAAAAAAAATGGcagagacggagggagtactaaagCTTAACCAAGCAAGCAATATTAAGAAACAAAAGGGAAGAAATCATACATTTTTGCACATGGGTAAGCTGAATTCTCTTGTTTCCTCCAGTAATTATACCAGTTGAGACCTTTCAAACACATACATAAAACATAAATTAGACAAAGTTTTGAACTTTTAACCTAAACCCACATGAAAaatagaaaattaaaaacaaaattgAAGATGGTAATAAATGAAAGACATACAAGATTATTAAAGGAGAAATGGGAGATCTTAGGAGAGGAAAAGGAGCAGCAAAGAGATTGTAATCCCATGGTGTTTTCACTCAGAATTTGTGTTGGTGTAGGGGTTTAGGAAGTACATAGACAAGGGTTTAAACTAGATGATGATGTTGAATTCCCTCAATTATCAAGTTTGTCCACAGCCCAGGCAGGTAGGTTCCCAACTTATTAGGTCCAAAGATTGGACATTTAGGGTATCTCTTGAGCCATTGCTAAAAAATCAAAATGAGGTTATAATCGGGTTTATTCCGGTTGGTTATGGGTCTTAACCGGATAGTTTGTATTTGGTTTGGGTTTCACGAGTCAATATCGAGTTTAGATTGTCTTAAATTCGTGTCGGGTTATCGTCATTCGGGTAATCATCAAGTAACAAGTCTAGTAACAGGCGTGTGACCCCAAGTTATTACGTAcatttatatttttaagttttGGACCGACAATTTCGCACTGAAGTTACATTTCGATACATAAAAATAGTTATCGATTTGATCTTATTCGGATCAATGTTTTTGCTTATTAGATTATCCATCGTTTTGAGTCATAAGGTAGTCATCAGTTGTCTTATTTTGAATCAAATTGGAGTAGGACAAATAAAGTTATAGTCTATAAATATAAGGCAACAACAAAGCATTACTTTTCATTATTCCCCCCTtctatattcattttaaaaatccaCATCATCATGCATTATTTAAAAAGGAAAAAGTTAGAAAAAATGATATCATTACTTAAAGATGTCAAGAATATACTTTCTCTGGTTTATTAACACTACTAACTCAGATGTTGTATAAGACATACTCCTAATTCAGATTCAGCACTACTCTTAGAAACACTCctttgtttctttgttttccaagaGATTAGGGACTGTCCTAAGAAGACACAGTAGCCACTcaatgacttacatgagaatgcaCATTGCCCCCAGTCAGCATctgtgtgtagatacctcatttctacacctctcaccaaccacctagtgatgattgggccgcatgtttggtacgcggaacgatttatgacagtccgtaagtttatcgtcaggtgatagctcaaatactcgaGTCTACCTCTTGGTCGTCATccacgcgccgatacggtcgttttgaaagtaattagagttcatttggagtccggctcaaaaaccgcttcattttttaAGAAagcgtttaaaatgccgagtcgaaatgttctagaatattctagatatttattcccaaTCAAGTTTTATatattttggtaaaatatcttccgtatatcatattttatggaataaggaagtatagatctaccgcaattccataacaaaaacgtggaaatctttcttccggaggaggaaacctctggggaaatgacgcagcagatgttgcgcctcttggaaagactgcagcagctgctgcgcctcttc contains:
- the LOC141586702 gene encoding uncharacterized protein LOC141586702 codes for the protein MGLQSLCCSFSSPKISHFSFNNLVSTGIITGGNKRIQLTHVQKSYPISGLRWLDRESRLRKVKGVSIVCASQSDSKPNLEVQHSDFDVKLQASPNGSSSVPEMRFGGVEPFRGKSGSISFYGVTHQVIEESKLASSPYNDGGGSLLWVLAPAVLMLSFALPQLYVANVVASFFSEGLLAETAAALTSEAVLYVGVALFLLITDRVQRPYLQFSSKRWSLITGLKGFLTASFFTMGLKVVAPLVIAYVTWPFLGYQAVTLITPLLVGYVAQLALESFADKQGSSCWPIVPIIFEIYRLYQLARGVNFIDKLMFVMGGMEATPQVIERSRALLAMTVTFEAVAIVCLWSLLTFLLRLFPSRPVAEKY